Below is a window of Plasmodium brasilianum strain Bolivian I chromosome 14, whole genome shotgun sequence DNA.
ttgtacatttaaagaattaaaatgtataataaaatgcgTTCCTTTGGAATTtgtattgaaaaaatattgtacacCCATTGGaggaaaaagcaaaataagaatttaattgtattttcttttttttcttttcttttcttttcttttttttattctcttttcttttttttattctcttttctttttttaattctgttttctttttttaattctgttttctttttttaattctgttttctttttttaaatctcttttctttttttaattctgttttctttttttaattctgttttctttttttaattctgttttctttttttaaatctcttttctttttttaattctcttttcttttttctttattcttttttttttttcagattTATTAGCTATCATTAATTTTAGAATATCTTtaagcaaatttttttttataccctactttgttttattttaattgaagaataaaaaaacgaaaaagaaaaaagtatatttattagatattaaaaatgaacgaGAAAACTCATTTTGAATATAACTTAATTTCAACACAATaactaaatttaaaaaaaaataaaatgataaataatagCAAAAACAATGAGGAAAAATGTTAGTATaaagaataacaaaaatgttaataaatttatcataaataataatataatagtaGCATTTTgggaaattaaaagaaacattaaaattttgtagtaataattacgtatacaaaaaaaaaaaaaaaaaaaaaaaaaaaaaaaaaaaaaaaaatacaaaaatgcagtaatattatagttttaaaaaaatgctaaacactagtaataataaaattatatatatatattttattaaaatgtaataacaattttttagtttaaaactcttgtttttttttttaatgttcataattttttattaaatttaagaaatgttacatatattataatatcataaaaaGATACTCATATAACCTACTGATTAACTGTTTTCCTGCACATCCatgcacttttttttaaaagcagtcagaaagaaaaaaatacattacacattatatgtatgtattatgtatgtatgtatgtattatgtatgtatgtatgcagtgtttttatatgtatatcatataaaaagatacacaaccatacatataaataatgttacAAAGGAAGACATTTAACACAAGGGAGAGAAGCTTGCGAAATAAGAGTAACATagtattaaagaaaaaaaaatagcataaGCGGTCaggtgtgtgtatatatacgtgggGATGTATGTACGGGAAGAAACAACTTTAACTATTAAGTAAAATTTCGAAAAACTGAtagataaaaatgttattacaACTAAATTTCCTTacgttttattatttcccagtttatttttcaaatcaTATAACCAACAGATTATTCAATTTAGATATTAGTTCAGccttttattacttttttataaagagTTTATTAGTTTCTGTTTATCATTTATCATATAtcatctattttatttttttataattttatttcaactAGTTATAAATCACTATTTTTAGTGAACACATTGAGAAATATTAGCTAAAACTTATATAGATAAGTGTGtaacgtatatataaaagtgaaTAGCGTGTATATAAGCTTATGCATATCTAATGTATATGGAATGTACACAGCGAATGTATATGGCATGTACACATCAAATGTCCACGACTCATACATATATGGAGCAGTATGTATCCGGTCGTTTTTGAAGTGAAAGCCCAGTAAACACACTCcagaataataaatgtattaaaatttttttgacatattctttcattttccttttgtaCTAAAACACTTTTtcaaaagaatattaataatagatGTATGTATGGACTTTagagaagtaaaaaaatttttttaagtttgaTGTGTAGATGAAAAATGATAGatgctttatatattttttttataagtggGCAGTTATTAATACAGAGAAATTATAGAAATGtaacaagaaaaaatgatttaagttattatataaacaaatatattaaaacaaaaagattTTTTGAACATCctataatagaaataaataacgtattttttctaaatgtgAGTATTAACGAAATTGTTATAACCGTTTCGACAAGAAGtaattcaaatatatgtttgatttttaattttatatataaatttatagaaatattaaattatttttttaataatgaaatatcaGGAATAAACATTGTCAATAATTTTGTtcttatatatgaaatatgcGATGAAATAATAGACTATGGATATCCACAAACGTTagaagtaaatattttaaaaaatagtttacTTAATAAAGTGAAATATTATAGTAGGACTTCGAAATATTTTCAGAAATTATCAAGTGAACTTAGAAACGCAAATAGTTTAATTGAAGATATTGTACAcgatacaaatatacaaaacCAGAATGAAACTCTACATATGAAATATTACAATGCAAATAACAAAgatagttataaaaaaaatagtataaaaaatacaaagagCTATGAtttaaatgagaaaaataaattaaaatatataggtaAAGAAACGTtaaatagaattaaaaacaaaattataaataataataaacccacaaataattttaattatataacagGTAATTGTACTTGGagaaacaataatatatattataaaaaaaatgaaatatatatagacatAGTGGAGATATTAAATGTAACAATAAATAGCAATAATTTGATGTATGCACACATAAATGGCAAAGTGACGTTAAAGTGTTTCTTGTCCGGTATGCCTATATGTGAGCTaagtacaaataataaaattaatttgttaACAAATAGTCATAATAGTAACTTTAACAGCAACAGTATGAACAACAAAAACGATAACACGAGTAGcggtaaaaatataatgaaaattaagtCAAATCAAACTAAtagtagaagaaaaaatgcgaatgatgaaaaagaaaatgaggatattattattgataATTGCATATTTCATCATTGTGTAACACTCtctaaatatgaaaatagtaAACTTATTACTTTTACACCACCTGACGGTTCATTCGAATTAATGAGATATACaattactaaaaatatacaaataccaTTTCATATTGTTGCTATTTATAATCCTATACTTCAATATTCTAAATCATTAGGTAGGAAATTTTCCTTGAAAATGttaacaaataataacaaaaatatatatggagaatataaaaattcaaacaGATATGAATATGCTGTTACCATTAAATCAAATTATAAAGGAAATATGCATGCTGCTGATgttgttataaaaataccGATTTATAAATTCTCAGAAAATGTAcaagttaaatataaatcaatTGGAAAAACtgaatttaataatattgaaaGTATTGTCACTTggagaattaaaaaattttctagtTCTAGTGAGCATCATATCAAAATACACTTAACGTTAGAAAATCAAAACCAAATATACtcaaatatgaataatacgCAAAAAGTAGATGACCTTTCCAAAGTAGTATTACAAGTAcataaagttaaaaatatgaatactgtgaaatttttaaatacgtACAAATTACCAATAACACTAAGTTTTAAAATTCCTATGTTTACCTCCAGTGGTATGTATATAAGGTATTTAAAGGTTTTTGAAAAAtcgaattataaaataattaagtggataaaatatttaacggAGTCGGgtatatatcaatataaatGAAACGCATTTGTAAACCTACATCcccattttaataatatgcatatatatatatatgtatttttatcgTTTGTTTGTACATGTGAGAGCGTGCCACCATTATTAGAACGCTCCTCTTTTTGCCTTTCCGCCTTCGTGGTTAGCAAGTTGCACctatgtaaatatacatatatatgtaaaatacatatgtattatatacatgtttgtGTAATCTTGCATTCCTGTAAACATGTGTATGtgcttatatttataaatgtgagcaaattcttaaatttataaattagcTTACATAACTACTTATGATGATATAcattgcaattttttttttttttttttctttttattgtaACCCAGAGTTATGTGTACCCatgcgtacatatacatatgcctaaatatttatatatatatatatatatatatatttgtatttaaacttatgtacatatgtttgtatacatgcataaaattaccgttttaaaatttttcattttaaaaaacatta
It encodes the following:
- a CDS encoding AP-2 complex subunit mu is translated as MIDALYIFFISGQLLIQRNYRNVTRKNDLSYYINKYIKTKRFFEHPIIEINNVFFLNVSINEIVITVSTRSNSNICLIFNFIYKFIEILNYFFNNEISGINIVNNFVLIYEICDEIIDYGYPQTLEVNILKNSLLNKVKYYSRTSKYFQKLSSELRNANSLIEDIVHDTNIQNQNETLHMKYYNANNKDSYKKNSIKNTKSYDLNEKNKLKYIGKETLNRIKNKIINNNKPTNNFNYITGNCTWRNNNIYYKKNEIYIDIVEILNVTINSNNLMYAHINGKVTLKCFLSGMPICELSTNNKINLLTNSHNSNFNSNSMNNKNDNTSSGKNIMKIKSNQTNSRRKNANDEKENEDIIIDNCIFHHCVTLSKYENSKLITFTPPDGSFELMRYTITKNIQIPFHIVAIYNPILQYSKSLGRKFSLKMLTNNNKNIYGEYKNSNRYEYAVTIKSNYKGNMHAADVVIKIPIYKFSENVQVKYKSIGKTEFNNIESIVTWRIKKFSSSSEHHIKIHLTLENQNQIYSNMNNTQKVDDLSKVVLQVHKVKNMNTVKFLNTYKLPITLSFKIPMFTSSGMYIRYLKVFEKSNYKIIKWIKYLTESGIYQYK